In the genome of Streptococcus mitis, one region contains:
- a CDS encoding competence protein CglD — MQNKIRLKRSRIKAFTMLESLLVLGLVSIIALGLSGSVQSTFAAVEEQIFFMEFEELYRETQKRSVASQQKTSLNLDGQTISNGSQKLTVPKGIQAPSGQSITFDRAGGNSSLAKVEFQTSKGAIRYQLYLGNGKIKRIKETKN, encoded by the coding sequence ATGCAAAACAAAATAAGACTCAAACGGTCGCGGATTAAGGCCTTTACCATGCTTGAAAGTCTCTTGGTTTTGGGACTTGTGAGTATCATTGCCTTGGGTTTATCTGGTTCTGTTCAGTCCACTTTTGCGGCGGTAGAGGAGCAGATTTTCTTTATGGAGTTTGAAGAACTCTATCGGGAAACCCAAAAACGCAGTGTAGCCAGTCAGCAAAAGACTAGTCTAAACTTAGATGGGCAGACGATCAGTAATGGCAGTCAAAAGTTGACAGTTCCTAAAGGAATTCAGGCACCCTCAGGACAAAGTATTACATTTGACCGAGCTGGGGGTAATTCGTCCCTGGCTAAGGTTGAATTTCAGACCAGCAAAGGAGCGATTCGTTATCAATTATATTTAGGAAATGGAAAAATTAAACGCATTAAGGAAACAAAAAATTAG
- a CDS encoding competence protein CglB, whose protein sequence is MEKQCVTQMRTGLSQGKSFSEMMESLGFSSAIVTQLSLAEVHGNLHLSLGKIEEYLDNLAKVKKKLIEVATYPLILLGFLLLIMLGLRNYLLPQLDSSNIATQIIGNLPQIFLGMVGFVSVDVLLALTFYKRSSKMRVFSILARIPFFGIFVQTYLTAYYAREWGNMISQGMELTQIFQMMQEQGSQLFKEIGQDLAQALQNGREFSQTIATYPFFKKELSLIIEYGEVKSKLGSELEIYAEKTWEAFFTRVNRTMNLVQPLVFIFVALIIVLLYAAMLMPMYQNMEVNF, encoded by the coding sequence TTGGAAAAGCAGTGTGTGACCCAGATGCGCACGGGCTTGTCTCAGGGGAAATCATTTTCAGAAATGATGGAAAGTTTGGGATTTTCAAGTGCTATTGTCACCCAGTTATCTCTAGCTGAAGTCCATGGGAATCTTCACCTGAGTTTGGGAAAGATAGAAGAATATCTGGACAATCTGGCCAAGGTCAAGAAAAAATTAATTGAAGTAGCGACCTATCCCTTGATTTTGCTGGGTTTTCTTCTCTTAATTATGCTGGGACTGCGTAACTACCTACTACCACAACTGGATAGTAGTAATATCGCCACCCAAATTATTGGCAATCTGCCACAAATTTTTCTAGGAATGGTAGGCTTTGTTTCAGTAGATGTCCTTTTAGCACTCACTTTTTATAAAAGAAGTTCGAAGATGCGCGTCTTTTCTATCTTGGCACGCATTCCCTTCTTTGGAATTTTTGTGCAGACCTATCTGACAGCCTATTATGCGCGTGAATGGGGGAATATGATTTCTCAAGGGATGGAACTAACGCAGATTTTTCAAATGATGCAGGAACAAGGTTCCCAACTCTTTAAAGAAATCGGTCAAGACCTAGCTCAAGCCCTACAAAATGGTCGGGAATTTTCTCAAACCATAGCAACCTATCCTTTCTTTAAAAAGGAGTTGAGTCTCATTATTGAGTATGGGGAAGTCAAGTCCAAGCTGGGTAGTGAGTTGGAAATCTATGCTGAAAAAACTTGGGAAGCCTTTTTTACCCGAGTCAACCGCACCATGAATCTGGTGCAGCCACTGGTCTTTATCTTTGTGGCTCTGATTATCGTTTTACTTTATGCGGCAATGCTGATGCCCATGTATCAAAATATGGAGGTAAATTTTTAA
- a CDS encoding N-acetylglucosamine-6-phosphate deacetylase, with translation MPNYIKADQFFYPHGVRRGGYLEHVDGKFGKHVEQIPEGAEVIDYTGYSIAPGLVDTHIHGFGGVDVMDNNIEGTLHTMSEGLLSMGVTSFLPTTLTSSYEQLLAVTENIGARYQEASGAKIRGIYFEGPYFTEKYKGAQNPAYMKDPRMDEFRAWQKAANGLLNKIALAPEREGVEDFVRTVTGEGVTVSLGHSDATFDEAKKAVDAGASVWVHAYNGMRGLTHRELGMVGAMYQLPHTYAELICDGHHVDPKACEILIKQKGTENIALITDCMTAGGLEDGDYMLGEFPVVVANGTARLKSTGNLAGSILKLKDGLKNVVEWGIANPHEAVMMASLNPAKSVHIDDVCGQIREGYDADFIVLDKDLELVATYLDGVKRYQA, from the coding sequence ATGCCTAATTATATTAAAGCGGATCAGTTTTTCTACCCACATGGAGTTCGCCGTGGTGGTTACTTGGAACATGTGGACGGCAAGTTTGGGAAACATGTAGAGCAGATTCCTGAAGGAGCTGAGGTTATTGACTATACAGGTTATAGCATTGCTCCAGGACTTGTGGATACCCACATTCATGGATTTGGAGGTGTGGATGTCATGGATAATAACATCGAAGGTACCCTTCATACCATGAGTGAAGGACTCCTCAGTATGGGAGTGACCAGCTTCTTACCAACAACCTTGACTTCCTCTTATGAACAATTACTTGCAGTAACAGAAAATATTGGTGCTCGTTACCAAGAAGCAAGTGGAGCGAAAATTCGTGGAATTTATTTTGAAGGGCCTTATTTCACAGAGAAATACAAGGGAGCTCAAAATCCTGCCTACATGAAAGATCCTCGTATGGATGAGTTTCGTGCTTGGCAAAAAGCAGCTAATGGCTTGCTGAATAAAATTGCCCTTGCGCCAGAACGTGAAGGTGTAGAAGACTTTGTTCGTACAGTTACGGGCGAAGGTGTGACGGTTTCCCTTGGTCACTCAGATGCAACATTTGATGAAGCTAAAAAGGCAGTTGATGCTGGGGCGAGCGTTTGGGTACATGCCTACAATGGAATGCGTGGTTTGACTCACCGTGAACTAGGGATGGTTGGAGCTATGTATCAATTGCCACATACCTATGCAGAGTTGATCTGTGACGGTCATCACGTAGATCCAAAGGCCTGCGAAATTCTTATCAAACAAAAGGGAACTGAAAATATTGCCCTTATCACAGACTGTATGACAGCTGGTGGCTTGGAAGATGGTGACTACATGTTGGGAGAATTCCCAGTAGTGGTTGCCAATGGAACTGCTCGCCTTAAATCTACAGGCAATTTGGCAGGTTCTATCCTCAAACTCAAGGACGGTTTGAAGAATGTGGTCGAATGGGGTATTGCAAATCCACATGAAGCAGTCATGATGGCCAGCCTCAACCCAGCAAAATCTGTTCACATTGATGATGTCTGTGGCCAAATCCGTGAAGGCTACGACGCAGACTTTATCGTACTAGATAAAGATTTGGAATTGGTAGCAACCTACCTAGATGGTGTAAAACGATATCAAGCATAA
- a CDS encoding competence protein ComGF: MVQNSCWLSKSHKVKAFTLLESLIALIVISGSLLLFQAMSQLLISEVRYQQQSEQKEWLLFVDQLEAELDRSQFEKVEGNRIYVKQDGKDISIGKSKSDDFRKTDASGRGYQPMVYGLKSAQITEDNQVVRFRFQFQKGLEREFIYRVEKEKS; this comes from the coding sequence ATGGTTCAGAACAGTTGTTGGCTATCAAAGAGCCATAAGGTCAAGGCTTTTACCTTGTTGGAATCCCTGATTGCTCTCATTGTCATCAGTGGAAGTTTACTCCTATTTCAGGCCATGAGTCAGCTCCTCATTTCAGAAGTTCGCTACCAGCAACAAAGCGAGCAAAAGGAGTGGCTCTTGTTTGTGGATCAGCTGGAGGCAGAATTAGACCGTTCGCAGTTCGAAAAAGTGGAAGGTAATCGTATATATGTGAAGCAGGATGGCAAGGATATTTCTATAGGTAAGTCAAAATCAGATGATTTTCGGAAAACCGATGCCAGTGGACGGGGTTATCAACCTATGGTTTATGGACTCAAATCAGCTCAAATTACAGAGGACAATCAAGTGGTTCGTTTTCGTTTCCAGTTTCAAAAAGGCTTAGAAAGGGAGTTCATCTATCGTGTGGAAAAAGAAAAAAGTTAA
- a CDS encoding DNA methyltransferase, which produces MDFEKIEQAYTYLLENVQIIQSDLATNFYDALVEQNSIYLDGETELEQVKENNQALKLLALRKEEWLKTYQFLLMKAGQTEPLQANHQFTPDAIALLLVFIVEELFTEKEITILEMGSGMGILGATFLTSLAKKVDYLGMEVDDLLIDLAASMADVIGLQAGFVQGDAVRPQMLKESDVVISDLPVGYYPDDAVASRHQVASSQEHTYAHHLLMEQGLKYLKSDGYAIFLAPSDLLTSPQSDLLKGWLKEEASLVAMISLPENLFANAKQSKTIFILQKKSEVAVEPFVYPLASLQDASVLMKFKENFQKWTQGTEI; this is translated from the coding sequence ATGGATTTTGAAAAAATTGAACAAGCTTATACGTATTTACTAGAGAATGTCCAAATTATCCAAAGTGATTTGGCGACCAATTTTTATGACGCCCTGGTGGAGCAAAATAGCATCTATCTGGATGGTGAAACTGAGCTAGAGCAGGTCAAAGAGAACAATCAGGCCCTTAAACTATTAGCGCTTCGCAAAGAAGAATGGCTCAAGACCTACCAGTTTCTCTTGATGAAGGCTGGGCAAACAGAACCCTTGCAGGCTAATCACCAGTTTACACCGGATGCTATTGCTTTGCTTTTGGTGTTTATTGTGGAAGAGTTGTTTACAGAGAAGGAAATCACTATCCTCGAAATGGGTTCTGGCATGGGAATTCTGGGCGCTACTTTCTTGACCTCGCTTGCTAAAAAAGTGGATTACTTGGGAATGGAAGTGGATGATTTGCTGATTGATTTGGCGGCTAGTATGGCAGATGTAATTGGTTTGCAGGCTGGTTTTGTCCAAGGAGATGCCGTTCGTCCACAAATGCTCAAAGAAAGCGACGTGGTCATCAGCGACTTGCCTGTCGGTTATTATCCTGATGATGCCGTTGCGTCACGCCATCAAGTTGCTTCTAGCCAAGAACATACCTACGCCCATCACTTGCTCATGGAACAAGGGCTTAAGTATCTCAAGTCAGACGGATATGCTATTTTTCTAGCTCCGAGTGATTTATTGACCAGCCCCCAAAGTGATTTGTTGAAAGGATGGTTGAAAGAGGAGGCAAGTCTGGTTGCCATGATTAGTCTGCCTGAAAATCTCTTTGCCAATGCCAAACAATCTAAGACTATTTTTATCCTACAGAAGAAAAGTGAAGTAGCAGTAGAGCCTTTTGTTTATCCACTTGCTAGCCTGCAAGATGCAAGTGTTTTAATGAAATTTAAAGAAAATTTTCAAAAATGGACTCAAGGTACTGAAATATAA
- a CDS encoding superoxide dismutase, with protein sequence MYRVIEMYGDFEPWWFLEGWEEDIVASKKFDQYYDALKYYKTCWFRLEQESPLYKSRSDLMTIFWDPEDQRWCDECDEYLQQYHSLALLQDEQVIPDEKLRPGYEKQTGQERHRSCRMKLK encoded by the coding sequence ATGTATCGTGTTATAGAAATGTACGGAGATTTTGAACCGTGGTGGTTCTTAGAAGGTTGGGAAGAAGATATTGTAGCAAGTAAGAAATTTGACCAGTATTATGATGCTCTCAAATACTACAAGACTTGCTGGTTTAGATTGGAACAAGAGTCTCCTCTTTATAAAAGTAGAAGTGACTTGATGACCATTTTCTGGGATCCGGAAGACCAACGCTGGTGTGATGAATGTGATGAGTATTTACAACAATATCATTCTTTGGCTCTTTTGCAGGATGAGCAGGTTATCCCAGATGAAAAATTACGTCCGGGCTATGAAAAACAAACTGGTCAGGAAAGGCACCGTTCTTGCCGAATGAAATTAAAATAG
- a CDS encoding isochorismatase — translation MFNQKNVAFVITDPQVEFLKHTGKGFGATKDVLEKVNTIENLTKLFALAKERGYKRFISPHYFYPHDHKWQFKAAGETMMIENEMFWRDSQYSAIPEGSGADMIEEIKPFLDEDTIVVNGHKIFGPESNDLNLQLRKNGIDTVILAGMNANLCVDSHMRELIELGYNVIVVNDAVGAPGEEAYQAALTNYGYIANQVLTTEEVIAQL, via the coding sequence ATGTTCAATCAGAAAAATGTCGCATTTGTTATCACAGACCCACAAGTTGAATTCCTAAAACATACTGGTAAAGGATTCGGAGCAACTAAAGACGTTCTTGAAAAAGTTAATACTATTGAAAATCTGACAAAGCTTTTCGCTCTTGCTAAAGAGCGTGGCTACAAGCGTTTTATCTCACCGCACTACTTCTATCCACACGATCACAAGTGGCAATTTAAAGCTGCTGGTGAAACGATGATGATTGAAAACGAAATGTTTTGGCGTGATAGTCAATATTCAGCAATTCCAGAAGGCTCTGGAGCAGATATGATTGAAGAGATTAAACCATTTTTGGATGAAGATACTATTGTTGTCAACGGACATAAAATCTTTGGCCCAGAAAGCAACGACCTTAACCTTCAACTCCGCAAAAATGGTATCGACACCGTCATCTTGGCTGGTATGAATGCTAATCTCTGCGTGGATTCACACATGCGTGAACTCATAGAATTAGGCTACAATGTCATTGTTGTTAACGATGCTGTCGGTGCTCCAGGTGAAGAAGCCTACCAAGCTGCACTGACAAACTACGGCTACATTGCCAACCAAGTTTTGACAACTGAGGAAGTTATCGCTCAACTTTAG
- a CDS encoding ribonuclease P protein component — translation MKKNFRVKREKDFKAIFKEGTSFANRKFVVYQLENQKNHFRVGLSVSKKLGNAVTRNQIKRRIRHIIQNAKGSLVEDVDFVVIARKGVETLGYAEMEKNLLHVLKLSKIYQEGNGSEKETTVD, via the coding sequence TTGAAGAAAAACTTTCGTGTAAAAAGAGAGAAAGATTTTAAGGCGATTTTCAAGGAAGGAACAAGTTTTGCCAATCGCAAATTTGTTGTCTACCAATTAGAAAATCAGAAAAACCATTTTCGAGTAGGTCTATCAGTTAGCAAAAAACTGGGGAATGCCGTCACTAGAAATCAAATCAAGCGACGGATTCGGCATATTATCCAGAATGCAAAAGGGAGTCTGGTAGAAGATGTCGATTTTGTTGTCATTGCTCGAAAAGGAGTCGAAACCTTGGGATACGCAGAGATGGAGAAAAATCTACTCCACGTATTAAAATTATCAAAGATTTACCAGGAAGGAAATGGGAGTGAAAAAGAAACTACAGTTGACTAG
- a CDS encoding transcriptional regulator: MSVKERILQSAEELIYQKGYVATSISDIMEAADVGKGQLYYYFTSKKEIGLTVIQDILANWRKELFEDIFEADKSDSDKFSDMIDWVYQFHESQTVFYGCPIGNLIVELSTEDENFRCPLNDFMTQWTEKLASLLQDLHADWSEERAHLQARQVISSIQGSIVILKVSQDIQVLENNMTDLKKNYC; the protein is encoded by the coding sequence ATGAGCGTTAAAGAGCGTATTTTACAAAGTGCTGAGGAATTGATTTATCAGAAGGGTTATGTGGCCACCTCCATCAGTGACATCATGGAGGCAGCTGATGTTGGCAAGGGGCAGCTTTATTATTATTTCACATCTAAGAAGGAAATTGGTTTGACGGTCATTCAAGATATTTTAGCAAATTGGCGAAAAGAGCTTTTTGAAGATATTTTTGAAGCAGACAAGTCTGACAGTGACAAGTTTTCGGATATGATTGACTGGGTTTATCAATTTCATGAAAGTCAGACGGTCTTTTATGGTTGCCCAATTGGTAATCTGATTGTGGAATTGTCCACAGAAGATGAGAACTTCCGCTGTCCTCTCAATGATTTTATGACCCAGTGGACAGAGAAGTTAGCCAGCCTCTTGCAAGACCTGCATGCTGACTGGTCAGAAGAGCGGGCGCATTTGCAGGCCCGTCAAGTCATCTCCAGTATTCAAGGAAGCATTGTCATTCTCAAAGTCAGCCAAGACATCCAAGTTTTGGAAAATAATATGACGGATTTGAAAAAGAATTATTGTTAA
- a CDS encoding DNA-binding protein, whose protein sequence is MVVFTGSTVEEAIQKGLKELDIPRMKAHIKVISREKKGFLGLFGKKPAQVDIDAISETTVVKANQQAVKGVPKQINDLNEPVKTVSEATVDLGHVVEAIKKIEEEGQGISDEVKAEILKHERHASTILEETGHIEILNELQLEETALEEVETPNIENQAEQTESQELEDLGLKVEPSFDIEQVATEVTTYVQTIIDDMDVEATLSNDYNRRSINLQIDTNEPGRIIGYHGKVLKALQLLAQNYLYNRYSRTFYITINVNDYVEHRAEVLQTYAQKLATRVLEEGRSHQTDPMSNSERKIIHRIISRMDGVTSYSEGDEPNRYVVVDTE, encoded by the coding sequence ATGGTAGTATTTACAGGTTCAACTGTTGAAGAAGCAATCCAGAAAGGATTGAAAGAATTAGATATTCCAAGAATGAAGGCTCATATCAAAGTCATTTCTCGAGAGAAAAAAGGATTTCTTGGTTTATTTGGTAAAAAACCAGCCCAAGTGGATATCGATGCTATTAGTGAAACGACAGTTGTAAAAGCAAACCAACAAGCTGTAAAGGGAGTTCCAAAACAAATCAATGATTTGAATGAGCCTGTTAAAACAGTCAGTGAAGCAACTGTTGATTTGGGTCATGTTGTAGAAGCAATTAAAAAGATTGAAGAGGAAGGCCAAGGTATTTCTGATGAAGTCAAGGCTGAAATCTTAAAACATGAAAGACATGCCAGCACTATCTTGGAAGAAACTGGTCACATTGAGATTTTAAATGAATTACAACTTGAAGAAACTGCTCTCGAAGAAGTAGAAACTCCTAATATTGAAAACCAAGCTGAGCAAACTGAAAGTCAAGAACTAGAAGACTTGGGCTTGAAGGTTGAACCGAGCTTTGATATTGAACAAGTAGCTACGGAAGTCACGACTTATGTTCAAACGATTATTGATGACATGGATGTTGAGGCCACACTTTCAAATGATTATAACCGTCGTAGTATCAATTTGCAAATTGATACTAACGAACCAGGTCGTATTATCGGCTACCATGGTAAAGTCTTGAAGGCCTTGCAACTATTGGCTCAAAATTATCTTTACAACCGCTATTCAAGAACCTTCTACATTACTATTAATGTCAATGATTACGTTGAACATCGTGCAGAAGTCTTGCAGACCTATGCTCAAAAATTGGCGACCCGTGTTTTAGAAGAAGGACGTAGTCATCAGACAGATCCAATGTCGAATAGCGAACGCAAGATTATCCATCGTATTATTTCACGTATGGATGGTGTGACTAGTTACTCTGAAGGTGACGAGCCCAATCGCTATGTCGTTGTAGATACAGAATAA
- a CDS encoding methyltransferase codes for MKHDFNHKAETFDSPKNIFLANLVCQAVEKQLDLLSDKEILDFGGGTGLLALPLAKQAKSVTLVDISEKMLEQARLKAEQQDIKNIQFLEHDLLKNPLKQEFDCIVVSRVLHHMPDLDAALSLFHQHLKEDGRLLIADFTKTEANHHGFDLGELENKLIDHGFSSVHSQILYSAEDLFQGNYSELFLTVAQKSLA; via the coding sequence ATGAAACATGATTTTAACCACAAAGCAGAAACTTTCGATTCCCCTAAAAATATCTTTCTTGCAAACTTGGTTTGTCAAGCGGTCGAGAAACAGCTTGATCTTCTATCAGACAAAGAAATTCTGGATTTTGGTGGTGGGACGGGTCTATTAGCTTTGCCCCTAGCCAAGCAGGCTAAGTCAGTCACTCTTGTAGACATTTCTGAGAAAATGCTGGAGCAGGCTCGTTTGAAAGCAGAGCAGCAAGACATCAAGAATATCCAGTTTTTGGAGCACGATTTACTGAAAAATCCCTTGAAGCAAGAGTTTGATTGCATTGTTGTTAGTCGGGTTCTTCATCATATGCCTGATTTGGATGCAGCTCTCTCACTGTTTCATCAGCATTTGAAGGAAGATGGGCGACTCCTTATTGCCGATTTTACCAAGACAGAAGCTAACCATCATGGATTTGATTTAGGTGAACTGGAAAACAAGCTAATTGATCATGGTTTTTCATCGGTGCATAGTCAGATTCTCTATAGCGCTGAAGACCTGTTTCAAGGAAATTACTCAGAACTCTTTTTAACAGTAGCCCAAAAATCACTCGCCTAG
- a CDS encoding competence protein ComGC — protein sequence MKKMMTFLKKAKVKAFTLVEMLVVLLIISVLLLLFVPNLTKQKEAVNDKGKAAVVKVVESQAELYSLNKNEEATLSKLQADERITEEQAKAYKEYHAKQNKTQTVAD from the coding sequence ATGAAAAAAATGATGACGTTCTTGAAAAAAGCTAAGGTTAAAGCTTTCACACTGGTAGAGATGTTGGTGGTCCTTTTAATCATCAGTGTGCTTCTCTTGCTCTTTGTGCCTAATCTGACCAAGCAAAAAGAGGCAGTCAATGACAAAGGAAAAGCTGCTGTTGTTAAGGTGGTGGAAAGCCAGGCAGAGCTTTATAGTTTGAATAAAAATGAAGAGGCTACTCTAAGCAAATTACAAGCAGATGAACGCATCACAGAAGAGCAAGCTAAAGCTTATAAAGAATATCATGCAAAACAAAATAAGACTCAAACGGTCGCGGATTAA
- a CDS encoding competence protein CglA, with translation MVQEIAQEIIRSARKKGAQDIYFVPKLDAYELHMRIGDERCKIGCYDFEKFASVISHFKFVAGMNVGEKRRSQLGSCDYEYDQKTTSLRLSTVGDYRGHESLVIRLLHDEEQELHFWFQDIEELGKQYRQRGLYLFAGPVGSGKTTLMHELAKSLFKGQQVMSIEDPVEIKQDDMLQLQLNEAIGLTYENLIKLSLRHRPDLLIIGEIRDSETARAVVRASLTGATVFSTIHAKSIRGVYERLLELGVSEEELAVVLQGVCYQRLIGGGGIVDFANKDYQEHQPISWNEQIDQLLKDGHITSLQAETEKISYS, from the coding sequence ATGGTTCAAGAAATTGCACAAGAAATCATTCGTTCGGCCCGGAAAAAAGGGGCGCAGGATATTTATTTTGTCCCTAAGTTAGACGCCTATGAGCTTCATATGAGGATAGGAGACGAGCGTTGTAAAATCGGTTGTTATGATTTTGAAAAGTTTGCGTCCGTCATCAGCCACTTTAAGTTTGTGGCGGGTATGAATGTGGGAGAAAAGCGACGTAGTCAGCTAGGTTCCTGTGATTATGAATATGACCAGAAGACGACGTCCCTACGTTTATCTACAGTAGGCGATTATCGAGGTCATGAAAGTTTAGTTATTCGCTTGTTGCACGATGAGGAGCAGGAGTTGCATTTTTGGTTTCAGGATATTGAAGAACTGGGCAAGCAGTACAGGCAACGAGGACTCTATCTTTTTGCTGGTCCAGTCGGAAGTGGCAAGACGACTTTGATGCATGAATTGGCCAAGTCTCTTTTTAAAGGACAACAAGTCATGTCCATTGAAGATCCTGTCGAAATCAAGCAGGACGACATGCTTCAGTTGCAGTTGAACGAAGCAATCGGGTTGACCTATGAAAATCTAATCAAACTTTCTTTGCGTCATCGACCAGATCTCTTGATTATCGGAGAAATTCGTGACAGTGAGACGGCGCGTGCAGTGGTCAGAGCCAGTCTGACAGGGGCGACAGTCTTTTCAACCATTCATGCCAAGAGTATCCGAGGTGTTTATGAACGCTTGCTGGAGTTGGGCGTGAGTGAAGAGGAATTGGCAGTCGTTCTGCAAGGAGTCTGCTACCAGAGATTGATTGGGGGAGGAGGAATCGTTGACTTTGCAAACAAAGACTATCAAGAACACCAGCCAATTAGCTGGAATGAACAGATTGACCAGCTTCTTAAAGATGGACATATCACAAGTCTTCAGGCTGAGACGGAAAAAATTAGCTACAGCTAA
- a CDS encoding competence protein ComGF — MWKKKKVKAGVLLYAVTMAAIFSLLLQFYLNRQVAHYQDYALDKEKLIAFAMAKRTKDKAEQESGEQAFNLGQVSYQNKKTNLVTRVHTPKSQYEFLFPSVKIKEEKTDEKKEAATDSSDQAERKKSEKKPEKKENS; from the coding sequence GTGTGGAAAAAGAAAAAAGTTAAGGCGGGAGTTCTCCTCTATGCAGTCACCATGGCAGCCATCTTTAGTCTTTTGTTGCAATTTTACTTGAACCGACAAGTCGCCCACTATCAAGACTATGCTTTGGATAAAGAAAAGTTAATCGCTTTTGCCATGGCCAAGCGAACCAAGGATAAAGCTGAACAAGAAAGTGGAGAACAGGCCTTTAATCTGGGTCAGGTGAGTTATCAAAATAAGAAAACAAACTTGGTGACAAGGGTTCACACGCCTAAGAGCCAATATGAGTTCCTATTTCCTTCAGTCAAAATCAAAGAAGAGAAAACAGATGAAAAGAAAGAGGCAGCGACTGATTCAAGTGATCAAGCAGAGAGGAAAAAATCGGAAAAGAAGCCTGAAAAGAAAGAGAATTCCTAG
- a CDS encoding acetate kinase — MTKTIAINAGSSSLKWQLYQMPEEKVLAKGLIERIGLKDSISTVKFDGRSEQQILDIENHTQAVKILLDDLIRFDIIKAYDEITGVGHRVVAGGEYFKESTVVEGDVLEKVEELSLLAPLHNPANAAGVRAFKELLPDITSVVVFDTSFHTTMPEKAYRYPLPTKYYTENKVRKYGAHGTSHQFVAGEAAKLLGRPLEDLKLITCHIGNGASITAVKGGQSVDTSMGFTPLGGVMMGTRTGDIDPAIIPYLMQYTEDFNTPEDISRVLNRESGLMGVSGKSSDMRDVIAAMEEGDHDATLAYEMYVDRIQKHIGQYLAVLNGADAIIFTAGIGENAANVREDVISGISWFGCDVDPEKNIFGVTGDISTETAKIRVLVIPTDEELVIARDVERLKK; from the coding sequence ATGACAAAAACAATTGCAATCAATGCGGGAAGTTCAAGTTTGAAATGGCAACTTTATCAAATGCCAGAGGAAAAAGTTCTTGCTAAAGGTTTAATTGAACGGATTGGTTTGAAAGATTCTATTTCAACTGTAAAATTTGATGGCCGTTCTGAACAACAAATTTTGGATATCGAAAATCACACACAAGCTGTTAAAATCTTATTGGATGACTTGATTCGTTTCGATATTATCAAGGCTTATGATGAGATTACAGGTGTTGGACACCGTGTTGTTGCAGGTGGAGAATATTTCAAAGAATCAACAGTTGTTGAAGGGGATGTTTTAGAAAAAGTTGAAGAGTTGAGTTTGTTGGCTCCTCTCCATAATCCAGCCAATGCAGCAGGTGTTCGCGCCTTCAAGGAATTGTTGCCAGACATTACCAGTGTAGTTGTTTTTGATACTTCATTCCACACAACTATGCCAGAGAAAGCTTATCGCTATCCTCTACCAACAAAATATTACACAGAAAACAAGGTTCGTAAATATGGTGCCCACGGTACAAGTCACCAGTTTGTAGCAGGAGAAGCTGCAAAACTCTTGGGACGTCCATTAGAAGACTTGAAATTGATTACTTGCCACATCGGTAATGGTGCTTCTATTACAGCCGTTAAAGGTGGTCAATCTGTCGATACTTCAATGGGCTTCACTCCACTTGGTGGTGTGATGATGGGAACTCGAACAGGGGATATTGACCCAGCTATCATTCCTTACTTAATGCAATATACAGAGGACTTTAACACGCCTGAAGACATTAGTCGCGTCCTTAATCGTGAATCAGGGCTTATGGGTGTTTCAGGTAAATCTAGTGATATGCGCGATGTGATTGCCGCTATGGAAGAAGGGGACCACGATGCCACTTTGGCTTATGAAATGTATGTTGACCGCATTCAAAAACATATCGGTCAATACCTTGCGGTCCTTAATGGAGCAGATGCTATTATTTTCACAGCAGGTATCGGTGAAAATGCTGCAAACGTACGTGAAGATGTTATCTCAGGTATCTCTTGGTTTGGCTGTGATGTTGATCCAGAAAAGAATATCTTTGGCGTGACAGGAGACATCTCAACAGAGACAGCGAAGATTCGTGTCTTGGTTATTCCAACAGATGAAGAATTAGTCATTGCCCGTGACGTTGAACGCTTGAAAAAATAA